A genome region from Variovorax paradoxus includes the following:
- a CDS encoding SMI1/KNR4 family protein: MDFSDLSRRTGIDIPPLLAHLLAAGQPELASFSDFEWIDTAEAASTLDEWLDAKWQDGRRFLPFAQSGAGDAYCLAPLEDGSVGVALVWHDADESRIDHASFSDFVCAKLLQTFADLSWLEEADLAEEEMAERVVADVAAVTAFMDAETAAWLQALSRLPIEQRPYRTGPRARPEPVLSLIPQDRMEEELQRFERQHAEPFPVKARWDIGE; the protein is encoded by the coding sequence ATGGATTTCAGCGATCTGTCGCGCCGCACCGGCATCGACATCCCGCCATTGCTCGCGCACTTGCTGGCCGCCGGTCAGCCCGAACTGGCCAGCTTCAGCGACTTCGAATGGATCGACACCGCCGAGGCGGCCAGCACGCTCGACGAGTGGCTCGATGCCAAGTGGCAGGACGGCCGCCGCTTCCTGCCCTTCGCGCAGTCGGGCGCGGGCGACGCCTATTGCCTGGCGCCGCTGGAAGACGGCAGCGTGGGCGTGGCCTTGGTGTGGCACGACGCCGACGAGAGCCGCATCGACCACGCGTCGTTCTCCGACTTCGTCTGCGCCAAGCTGCTGCAGACCTTCGCGGACCTGAGCTGGCTAGAGGAGGCGGATCTTGCGGAGGAAGAGATGGCCGAACGCGTCGTCGCCGACGTGGCCGCCGTGACGGCCTTCATGGACGCGGAGACCGCGGCCTGGCTGCAGGCCCTGAGCCGCCTGCCGATCGAACAGCGGCCCTACAGGACAGGCCCGCGTGCGCGGCCCGAGCCGGTGCTCTCGCTGATCCCGCAGGACCGCATGGAAGAGGAGCTCCAGCGCTTCGAGCGGCAACACGCCGAACCCTTCCCCGTGAAGGCGCGCTGGGACATCGGCGAATAG
- a CDS encoding SDR family oxidoreductase: MSDQKKVAIVTAGGSGMGAAAARRLADDGFRVAILSSSGKGEALAAELGGIGVTGSNQSNDDLKRLVDRVSSEWGRVDVLVNSAGHGPRAPILDITDEDWHRGLDVYLLGAVRPARLVAPLMVQQGGGTIINISTFAAFEPDPVFPTSGVFRAGLAAFTKLFADKYAAHNVRMNNVLPGFIDSLPEKAEFRSRIPMGRYGKSSEIAAVIGFLASEGAGYITGQNLRVDGGITRSV, from the coding sequence ATGTCAGATCAGAAGAAGGTCGCCATCGTCACCGCAGGCGGCAGCGGCATGGGCGCGGCGGCCGCGCGCAGGCTCGCGGACGACGGCTTCCGCGTGGCCATTCTTTCGTCGTCGGGCAAGGGCGAGGCGCTGGCGGCCGAACTCGGCGGCATCGGCGTCACAGGCTCGAACCAGTCGAACGACGACCTGAAGCGCCTCGTGGACCGCGTGAGCAGCGAATGGGGCCGCGTCGACGTGCTGGTCAACAGCGCCGGCCACGGCCCGCGCGCGCCGATCCTCGACATCACCGACGAGGACTGGCACCGCGGCCTGGACGTGTACCTGCTGGGCGCGGTGCGCCCCGCGCGGCTGGTGGCGCCGCTGATGGTGCAGCAGGGCGGCGGCACGATCATCAACATCTCGACCTTCGCCGCTTTCGAGCCCGACCCGGTGTTCCCGACCTCGGGCGTGTTCCGCGCCGGGCTGGCGGCCTTCACCAAGCTGTTCGCGGACAAGTACGCCGCGCACAACGTGCGCATGAACAACGTGCTGCCGGGCTTCATCGACAGCCTGCCCGAGAAGGCCGAGTTCCGCTCGCGCATCCCGATGGGCCGCTACGGCAAGAGCAGCGAGATCGCCGCCGTCATCGGCTTCCTCGCCTCGGAAGGCGCGGGCTATATCACCGGGCAGAACCTGCGGGTGGACGGCGGCATCACGCGTTCGGTGTGA
- a CDS encoding SulP family inorganic anion transporter: MSSQHSRLRTEWCPSIPRELMAGAVATFALIPEVIAFAFVAGVDPAVGLFASFVIGIVIAFTGGRPAMVSAAAGSVALVAAPLVHAHGLPYLLAAGVLAGAMQIVFGLLRLGVLMRFVSSSVRTGFVNALAILIFAAQMPHFVGANTATWAMVGLGLAVIYLLPRLTTAVPSPLVCIVVVTLAGHWLGLPLKTVADLGQLPGALPAFALPEVPLTLDTLRIIALPAFAIAMVGLLESMMTASVVDELTDTPSSKNRECSGLGVANVAASFFGGIAGCGMIGQTVSNVRYGGRGRLSTLFAGAFLLILMVLLKPWVSQVPVAALVAIMVMVSASTFDWGSLRTLVRHPRMSSAVMLATVAVTVATDNLAAGVATGVMLSGVFFTFKVARLLHVHMRLADDGTRVYRVTGQVFFASADMLVDAFDVREIDGAPVCIDVTQAHFWDVTAVAALKKVVDRLRKHGSTVDVAGMNQASRDLVLQLDAAPD; this comes from the coding sequence ATGTCTTCCCAACACAGTCGCCTGCGCACCGAGTGGTGCCCGAGCATTCCCCGCGAGCTGATGGCCGGCGCCGTCGCCACCTTCGCGCTCATTCCCGAAGTCATCGCCTTTGCCTTCGTGGCGGGCGTCGATCCGGCGGTCGGGCTGTTCGCCTCGTTCGTCATCGGCATCGTCATCGCGTTCACGGGCGGACGGCCGGCCATGGTGTCGGCCGCCGCCGGCTCCGTGGCGCTGGTCGCCGCACCGCTGGTGCACGCACATGGCCTGCCGTACCTGCTGGCGGCCGGCGTGCTGGCCGGGGCGATGCAGATCGTGTTCGGCCTGCTGCGGCTCGGGGTGCTGATGCGCTTCGTGTCGTCGTCGGTGCGCACCGGCTTCGTCAACGCGCTGGCGATCCTGATCTTCGCGGCGCAGATGCCGCACTTCGTCGGCGCCAACACCGCGACCTGGGCCATGGTCGGGCTCGGTCTGGCCGTGATCTACCTGCTGCCGCGCCTGACGACTGCGGTGCCGTCGCCGCTGGTGTGCATCGTGGTGGTCACGCTCGCGGGCCACTGGCTCGGCCTGCCGCTCAAGACCGTGGCCGACCTGGGCCAGCTGCCGGGCGCCTTGCCCGCCTTCGCGTTGCCAGAAGTGCCACTGACGCTCGACACCTTGCGCATCATCGCGCTGCCGGCGTTCGCCATCGCGATGGTCGGCCTGCTCGAATCGATGATGACCGCCAGCGTGGTCGACGAACTCACCGACACGCCGAGCTCGAAGAACCGCGAGTGCAGCGGCCTGGGCGTGGCCAACGTGGCCGCGAGCTTCTTCGGCGGCATCGCGGGCTGCGGAATGATCGGCCAGACGGTGAGCAACGTGCGCTACGGCGGACGCGGACGGCTGTCGACGCTGTTCGCGGGCGCATTCCTGCTGATCCTCATGGTGCTGCTCAAGCCCTGGGTGTCGCAGGTGCCGGTGGCGGCGCTGGTGGCGATCATGGTGATGGTGTCGGCCTCGACCTTCGACTGGGGCTCGCTGCGCACGCTGGTGCGGCATCCGCGAATGTCGAGTGCGGTGATGCTCGCGACGGTGGCCGTCACCGTGGCCACCGACAACCTCGCCGCGGGCGTGGCCACCGGCGTGATGCTGAGCGGCGTGTTCTTCACCTTCAAGGTGGCGCGCCTGCTGCACGTTCACATGCGGCTGGCCGACGACGGCACGCGCGTGTACCGCGTCACCGGCCAGGTCTTCTTCGCCTCGGCCGACATGCTTGTCGACGCCTTCGACGTGCGCGAGATCGACGGTGCACCGGTGTGCATCGACGTGACGCAGGCGCACTTCTGGGACGTCACTGCCGTGGCCGCACTGAAGAAGGTGGTCGACCGGCTGCGCAAGCACGGCAGCACGGTGGACGTCGCCGGCATGAACCAGGCGAGCCGCGACCTGGTGCTGCAGCTGGACGCAGCGCCCGACTGA
- a CDS encoding AraC family transcriptional regulator yields MDPLSDVLSMLTVSSTLSSRFEARGRWAFRYPHYASHIKLGCVLEGRLRMQVERMGDGVLLEAGDFYLLTNGQPFTAATDPPGPMQDGVQASRDHRGPDGVMRFEGQGAEEGPVVVMATGRFTLAGEAGELLLRHLPPFIHLRASDPGTRPLAGLLDLLGWETAELRPGASIARTNLAALVLVQALRVHLANAPQPEGWLGAMADARIGEALSCMHGDIAQPWTVERLAQSAGMSRTAFALRFKALTGATPLDYLGGWRMTVARNALRHSDEAIARIAERIGYQSETAFSAAFRRTVGESPGRFRTLARAQEAAAAG; encoded by the coding sequence ATGGACCCGCTGTCCGACGTCCTGTCGATGCTCACCGTGAGCAGCACGCTGTCCTCGCGCTTCGAGGCGCGCGGCCGCTGGGCCTTCCGCTATCCGCACTACGCCTCGCACATCAAGCTGGGCTGCGTGCTCGAAGGCCGGCTGCGAATGCAGGTCGAGCGCATGGGCGACGGGGTGCTGCTGGAAGCCGGCGACTTCTACCTGCTGACCAACGGGCAGCCCTTCACCGCCGCCACCGATCCGCCGGGGCCGATGCAGGACGGCGTGCAGGCAAGCCGCGACCACCGCGGCCCCGACGGCGTGATGCGGTTCGAGGGCCAGGGCGCCGAGGAGGGGCCAGTGGTGGTCATGGCCACAGGCCGCTTCACGCTGGCCGGCGAAGCGGGCGAACTGCTGCTGCGCCACCTGCCGCCGTTCATCCACCTGCGCGCAAGCGACCCAGGCACGCGGCCGCTCGCCGGCCTGCTGGACCTGCTGGGCTGGGAAACGGCCGAACTGCGGCCGGGCGCCTCGATCGCACGCACCAACCTCGCTGCGCTGGTGCTGGTGCAGGCGCTGCGCGTGCACCTGGCGAACGCGCCGCAGCCCGAGGGCTGGCTCGGCGCGATGGCCGATGCGCGCATCGGCGAGGCGCTGTCGTGCATGCATGGCGACATCGCGCAGCCATGGACCGTCGAGCGCCTCGCGCAGTCGGCCGGCATGTCGCGCACCGCCTTCGCGCTGCGCTTCAAGGCGCTCACGGGCGCGACGCCGCTCGACTACCTGGGCGGCTGGCGCATGACGGTGGCACGCAACGCGCTGCGGCACAGCGACGAAGCCATCGCGCGCATCGCCGAGCGCATCGGCTACCAGTCGGAGACCGCATTCAGCGCCGCGTTCCGGCGCACGGTCGGCGAGAGCCCGGGGCGCTTCCGCACGCTGGCGCGTGCGCAGGAAGCCGCCGCCGCGGGCTGA
- a CDS encoding multidrug effflux MFS transporter yields the protein MSSSNARLSRYAVVLGLLTAIGPSAIDMYLPALPAIGLSLGAGPRAVQASLMAFFIATGAGQLVAGPLSDIFGRKRPMYVGLAVFVLASIGCALAPDIGVLIAFRLLQGLGACACMVTPRAVVRDLHTGADAARLMSLLILVYSVSPILAPLAGSFVAGAAGWRAVFWVVGALAVLAAAMVVVLLPETRPPAARAQSSLRAAMAAYGVLLRDRHFLGVAFMASLTLSGFFVYVANSSFVMGTHFSVPPRTYAVLFALNAVTMILASQANGWLTARFGVRRVLRTAVAASAAIAVLLLVLTLAGVDRLGVLVGLLMGLYGLNGVIVPSTFVVAMEAHAARAGTASALLGTLNFVGGAVVVALVSPFADGTPLPMVAGIACCAVAVLLLALRTLGHARAAGSGTASA from the coding sequence ATGTCCTCCTCGAACGCTCGACTTTCACGCTACGCCGTGGTGCTGGGCCTGCTCACCGCCATCGGGCCCAGCGCCATCGACATGTACCTGCCTGCGCTGCCGGCGATCGGGCTGTCGCTGGGCGCCGGCCCGCGCGCGGTGCAGGCCAGCCTGATGGCTTTCTTCATCGCGACCGGCGCGGGCCAGCTGGTGGCCGGCCCGCTGTCGGACATCTTCGGCCGCAAGCGCCCGATGTACGTGGGCCTCGCGGTGTTCGTGCTCGCGAGCATCGGCTGCGCGCTGGCGCCGGACATCGGCGTGCTCATCGCCTTCCGGCTGCTGCAGGGCCTGGGCGCCTGCGCATGCATGGTGACGCCGCGCGCCGTGGTGCGCGACCTGCACACCGGCGCCGATGCGGCGCGCCTCATGTCGCTGCTGATCCTGGTCTACAGCGTGTCGCCGATCCTGGCGCCGCTGGCGGGCAGCTTCGTGGCCGGGGCCGCGGGCTGGCGCGCGGTGTTCTGGGTGGTCGGCGCGCTGGCCGTGCTGGCCGCGGCGATGGTCGTCGTGCTGCTGCCCGAAACGCGGCCACCGGCTGCGCGCGCACAAAGCAGCCTGCGCGCCGCGATGGCCGCCTATGGCGTGCTGCTGCGCGACCGGCATTTTTTGGGCGTGGCCTTCATGGCCTCCCTCACGCTGTCGGGCTTCTTCGTGTACGTGGCGAATTCGTCGTTCGTGATGGGCACGCACTTTAGCGTGCCGCCGCGCACCTACGCCGTGCTGTTCGCGCTCAATGCGGTGACGATGATCCTGGCGTCGCAGGCGAACGGCTGGCTCACCGCGCGCTTCGGCGTGCGGCGCGTGCTGCGCACCGCGGTCGCGGCCAGCGCAGCGATCGCGGTGCTGCTGCTGGTGCTGACGCTCGCGGGCGTCGACCGGCTCGGCGTGCTGGTCGGCCTGCTGATGGGGCTGTACGGGCTCAACGGCGTCATCGTGCCGTCGACGTTCGTGGTGGCGATGGAAGCGCACGCGGCGCGCGCCGGCACCGCGTCGGCGTTGCTCGGCACGCTCAACTTCGTGGGCGGCGCGGTGGTGGTGGCGCTGGTGTCGCCATTCGCCGACGGCACGCCGCTGCCGATGGTGGCGGGCATCGCGTGCTGCGCGGTGGCCGTGCTGCTGCTCGCGCTGCGCACGCTGGGGCATGCGCGGGCGGCGGGGTCCGGAACCGCCAGCGCCTGA
- a CDS encoding ABC transporter ATP-binding protein, whose protein sequence is MLEAKSIEAGYGASQVLFGIDIDIRPGEVVALLGRNGMGKSTLLKVLTGTLPPMRGSVQFGGEAIGGPDRSMKPDAIARRGVAIVPEGRHVFPNLSVDEHLRAFARPRPGSAPRWTVEALYGLFPRLGERKANAGNQLSGGEQQMLAIARALSTHPRLLILDEATEGLAPVIREEIWNCIATLKAEGEAILVVDKYVQRLLPLANRHVILERGRVVWQGDSASLDADRSLWTRYLGV, encoded by the coding sequence CTGCTAGAAGCGAAATCCATCGAGGCCGGCTACGGCGCGAGCCAGGTGCTGTTCGGCATCGACATCGACATCCGGCCCGGCGAGGTCGTCGCGCTGCTCGGGCGCAACGGCATGGGCAAGAGCACGCTGCTGAAGGTGCTCACGGGCACGCTCCCGCCGATGCGCGGCAGTGTGCAGTTCGGGGGCGAGGCCATCGGCGGACCGGACAGGTCGATGAAGCCCGACGCGATCGCTCGCCGCGGCGTGGCCATCGTGCCCGAGGGCCGTCACGTGTTTCCCAACCTCAGCGTGGACGAGCACCTGCGCGCCTTCGCGCGGCCGAGGCCGGGCAGCGCGCCGCGCTGGACGGTCGAGGCGCTCTACGGCCTGTTCCCGCGCCTCGGCGAACGCAAGGCCAACGCGGGCAACCAGCTCTCGGGCGGCGAACAGCAGATGCTGGCGATTGCGCGCGCGCTCTCCACGCACCCGCGCCTCTTGATCCTCGACGAGGCCACCGAGGGCCTGGCCCCGGTGATCCGCGAGGAGATCTGGAACTGCATCGCCACGCTCAAGGCCGAGGGCGAGGCCATCCTCGTGGTCGACAAGTACGTGCAGCGCCTGCTGCCGCTGGCCAACCGGCATGTGATCCTGGAACGCGGCCGCGTGGTGTGGCAAGGCGACTCGGCATCGCTCGACGCCGACCGGTCGCTGTGGACGCGCTACCTGGGCGTCTGA
- a CDS encoding ABC transporter ATP-binding protein — translation MSLFRIEGLVKRFGGLLATDHVSLTVERGEVHALIGPNGAGKTTLVNLITGLLKADAGRLLLDERDITALKDHQRVAAGMSRCFQVTRVFPKETVHDNLMLAAQAHAGSSLRFMAPRANERALVDRAVALAERVGLAGERERIAGTLPHGAQRALDVALALAAEPKLLLLDEPMAGMGPDESARMVELIESLRASMAILLIEHDMDAVFRLANRLTVLVQGKVLMSGTADEVRGHPDVQAVYLGTEAEGHS, via the coding sequence ATGAGCCTTTTCAGAATCGAAGGATTGGTCAAGCGCTTCGGCGGCCTGCTGGCGACCGACCATGTGAGCCTTACCGTCGAGCGCGGCGAAGTGCATGCGCTGATCGGGCCGAACGGCGCGGGCAAGACCACGCTGGTCAACCTCATCACCGGACTGCTGAAGGCCGACGCCGGCCGCCTGCTGCTCGACGAGCGCGACATCACCGCGCTGAAGGACCACCAGCGCGTGGCCGCCGGCATGTCGCGCTGCTTCCAGGTGACGCGCGTGTTCCCCAAGGAAACCGTGCACGACAACCTGATGCTCGCGGCGCAGGCCCATGCGGGCAGCAGCCTGCGCTTCATGGCGCCGCGCGCGAACGAGCGCGCCTTGGTCGACCGCGCCGTGGCGCTGGCCGAACGCGTGGGCCTGGCCGGCGAACGCGAACGCATCGCGGGCACGCTGCCGCACGGCGCGCAGCGTGCGCTCGACGTGGCACTCGCGCTCGCGGCCGAGCCCAAGCTGCTGCTGCTCGACGAGCCCATGGCCGGCATGGGCCCGGATGAATCGGCGCGCATGGTGGAACTCATCGAATCGCTGCGCGCGTCGATGGCCATCCTGCTGATCGAACACGACATGGACGCGGTGTTCCGCCTGGCCAACCGCCTCACGGTGCTGGTGCAGGGCAAGGTGCTGATGAGCGGCACGGCCGACGAAGTGCGCGGCCACCCCGACGTGCAGGCGGTGTACCTCGGCACCGAGGCGGAAGGGCATTCATGA
- a CDS encoding branched-chain amino acid ABC transporter permease has product MSSSSSSSFFSRALGAGLLLALLAVFPLVAPLFGLEFYIGFVRRVLIAALAAASLNFILGFGGMVALGHAGFIGMGAYTVVALSDAGVMSGWLLWPAAALVAGLVAALIGTVALRTRGVYFIMTTLAFAQMLYFVVVSLRKYGGDDGYTLMSRPTLLPGLDLGNESNFYWVVLAIVALALWWLHRATQSRFGHALMGIRDNETRMRALGYPVFRLQLVAFAIAGAIAGLAGALLAGGNGFVSPATMHWTQSATLLVMVVIGGLGRSWGGPVGAVVWLVLEEALKQHTEHWHMPLGLLLIAVALWAPKGLAALYKRRLPLTPTLSTTLSPEGRGSKP; this is encoded by the coding sequence ATGAGTTCATCTTCCTCGTCTTCATTCTTCTCGCGAGCCCTCGGCGCCGGGCTGCTGCTGGCGCTGCTCGCGGTCTTCCCGCTGGTGGCGCCATTGTTCGGCCTCGAGTTCTACATCGGCTTCGTGCGTCGCGTGCTCATCGCGGCGCTGGCCGCGGCGAGCCTGAATTTCATCCTCGGCTTCGGCGGCATGGTGGCGCTCGGGCATGCGGGCTTCATCGGCATGGGTGCATACACGGTGGTGGCGCTCAGCGACGCGGGCGTGATGTCGGGCTGGCTCCTCTGGCCGGCCGCGGCACTGGTCGCTGGCCTGGTGGCGGCGCTCATCGGCACGGTGGCGCTGCGCACGCGCGGCGTGTACTTCATCATGACCACGCTGGCCTTCGCGCAGATGCTGTACTTTGTGGTGGTGTCGCTGCGCAAGTACGGCGGCGACGACGGCTACACGCTGATGTCGCGCCCCACGCTGCTGCCGGGGCTGGACCTGGGCAACGAGTCGAACTTCTACTGGGTGGTGCTGGCCATCGTCGCGCTGGCGCTGTGGTGGCTGCACCGCGCAACGCAATCGCGCTTCGGCCACGCGCTCATGGGCATCCGCGACAACGAGACGCGCATGCGTGCGCTCGGCTACCCGGTGTTCCGGCTGCAGCTGGTGGCCTTCGCCATCGCAGGCGCCATCGCGGGCCTTGCAGGAGCGCTGCTGGCGGGCGGCAACGGCTTCGTGAGCCCGGCCACGATGCACTGGACGCAGTCGGCCACGCTGCTGGTGATGGTCGTCATCGGCGGGCTGGGGCGCAGCTGGGGCGGGCCGGTGGGTGCCGTCGTCTGGCTGGTGCTCGAAGAGGCCTTGAAGCAGCACACTGAGCATTGGCACATGCCGCTTGGGTTGTTGCTGATCGCCGTGGCGTTGTGGGCACCCAAGGGACTTGCTGCCCTGTACAAGCGCCGCCTGCCCCTCACCCCAACCCTCTCCACCACCCTTTCACCGGAAGGGCGAGGGAGCAAGCCATGA
- a CDS encoding branched-chain amino acid ABC transporter permease, with translation MSGILVLEQLLNGLGYGLMLFLLAAGLTLVFGIMDVLNLAHGSLFMAGAYVAAEAHTRTGSFAAAIVIAVAVTVVVALLLEVLLMRRLYTRDHLAQVLATFGVILVADDIVKMVWGPSPVMAPTPAALSGPVNLMDGLPYPSYRLVILVGGLLVALALYLLVNHTRIGMRVRAGASDRPMAELMGVRVGRIFNGVFLLGAALAALAGALMGPIVAVQVGMGEAILIPALVVLVIGGIGSVRGAFVAALLVGVVDTVGRAFVPMLLRATLPPATAADLGPLFAEVAMYALMVVVLIFRPSGLFSARS, from the coding sequence ATGAGTGGAATTCTTGTTCTCGAGCAGTTGCTCAACGGCCTGGGCTACGGCCTGATGCTGTTCCTGCTGGCCGCGGGCCTCACGCTGGTGTTCGGCATCATGGACGTGCTGAACCTGGCGCACGGCTCGCTGTTCATGGCCGGCGCCTACGTGGCGGCCGAGGCGCACACGCGCACAGGCTCGTTCGCGGCGGCCATCGTCATCGCGGTGGCGGTCACGGTGGTGGTGGCGCTGCTGCTCGAGGTGCTGCTGATGCGCCGGCTCTACACGCGCGACCACCTCGCGCAGGTGCTGGCCACGTTCGGCGTGATCCTGGTGGCCGACGACATCGTGAAGATGGTGTGGGGACCGTCGCCGGTGATGGCACCGACGCCGGCCGCGCTGTCGGGGCCGGTCAACCTCATGGACGGCCTGCCCTACCCTTCGTACCGGCTTGTCATCCTGGTGGGCGGCCTGCTGGTGGCGCTTGCGCTCTACCTGTTGGTGAACCACACGCGCATCGGCATGCGTGTGCGCGCGGGCGCGTCCGACCGGCCGATGGCCGAGCTGATGGGCGTGCGCGTGGGCCGCATCTTCAATGGCGTGTTCCTGCTCGGTGCGGCGCTGGCCGCGCTGGCGGGCGCGCTGATGGGGCCGATCGTCGCGGTGCAGGTAGGCATGGGCGAAGCCATCCTGATTCCTGCGCTGGTGGTGCTTGTGATCGGCGGCATCGGCTCGGTGCGCGGCGCTTTCGTGGCCGCACTGCTGGTGGGCGTGGTCGACACCGTGGGTCGTGCCTTCGTGCCGATGCTGCTGCGCGCCACGCTGCCGCCGGCCACCGCGGCCGACCTGGGCCCGCTGTTCGCCGAGGTCGCGATGTATGCGCTGATGGTGGTGGTCCTCATCTTCCGGCCGTCCGGGCTGTTCTCCGCGAGATCATGA
- a CDS encoding ABC transporter substrate-binding protein, with protein MSHLSPKSPALPRTLLSLLLCGAALGTAASAAAAPVKVGLALDISGPFAALGAEARDGFALGIKQLGGKLGGQDVEFVQADMAGSPDQAKQLVDRMIQRDKIDLFSGPIGSNVALAVGPTLFNAKVPYLSANAGPSQFAGAQCNAYFFGTAYQNDQFHEAAGKFAQDRAFKKIVLIAPNYPAGKDALGGFKRQFKGQVADELYTKLGQIDYAAELAQLRASKPDSIYFFLPGAMGINFIKQFVGAGLSKDITLVTSGFSADEDVIGAVGDPMLGLFNTSHWAHDLDNAANKQFVAAFRKEYNGRYPSVYAAQAYDAILAMDAAVKQAGGNAQNREAVVAALKKANYASTRGSFKYANNHYPIENFYLRVIGKDAQGKVTNKLINTVLTNYGDSYADKCGLK; from the coding sequence ATGAGCCACCTGTCCCCGAAGTCGCCCGCGCTGCCGCGCACCCTGCTTTCGCTGCTGCTGTGCGGTGCGGCCCTCGGCACCGCGGCATCGGCCGCGGCCGCACCGGTCAAGGTGGGCTTGGCCCTCGACATCTCAGGGCCATTCGCGGCACTCGGCGCAGAGGCGCGCGACGGCTTCGCGCTCGGCATCAAGCAGCTGGGCGGCAAGCTGGGCGGCCAGGACGTCGAGTTCGTGCAGGCCGACATGGCCGGCAGTCCCGACCAGGCCAAGCAACTGGTCGACCGCATGATCCAGCGCGACAAGATCGACCTCTTCAGCGGCCCCATCGGCTCCAACGTGGCGCTGGCCGTGGGCCCGACGCTCTTCAACGCCAAGGTGCCCTACCTCTCTGCCAACGCGGGCCCGAGCCAGTTCGCGGGTGCGCAGTGCAACGCCTACTTCTTCGGCACCGCCTATCAGAACGACCAGTTCCACGAGGCCGCAGGCAAGTTCGCGCAGGACCGCGCATTCAAGAAGATCGTGCTGATCGCGCCCAACTACCCCGCCGGCAAGGACGCGCTGGGCGGCTTCAAGCGCCAGTTCAAGGGACAGGTGGCCGACGAGCTCTACACCAAGCTCGGCCAGATCGACTACGCCGCCGAACTCGCGCAGCTGCGTGCGTCCAAGCCCGACTCGATCTATTTCTTCCTGCCCGGCGCGATGGGCATCAACTTCATCAAGCAGTTCGTGGGCGCGGGTCTGTCGAAGGACATCACGCTCGTCACCAGCGGCTTCTCGGCCGACGAGGACGTGATCGGTGCCGTGGGCGACCCGATGCTCGGCCTGTTCAACACCTCGCACTGGGCGCACGACCTGGACAACGCGGCCAACAAGCAGTTCGTGGCCGCGTTCCGCAAGGAATACAACGGCCGCTATCCGTCGGTGTACGCGGCCCAGGCCTACGACGCGATCCTCGCGATGGACGCGGCCGTGAAGCAGGCCGGTGGCAACGCGCAGAACCGCGAGGCCGTGGTGGCCGCGCTGAAGAAGGCCAACTACGCGTCGACGCGCGGCAGCTTCAAGTACGCGAACAACCACTACCCCATCGAGAACTTCTACCTGCGCGTGATCGGCAAGGACGCGCAGGGCAAGGTCACGAACAAGCTGATCAACACGGTGCTCACGAACTACGGCGACAGCTACGCCGACAAGTGCGGGCTCAAGTAA
- the atpE gene encoding F0F1 ATP synthase subunit C, giving the protein MTGFNILPLAVALLIGVAALGSCLGIGLVGQKFLEGTARQPELVDTLQTKFFLVAGVTDGAFIIATGIGLWFATANPFG; this is encoded by the coding sequence ATGACCGGCTTCAACATCCTTCCCCTCGCAGTCGCCTTGCTGATCGGCGTCGCGGCCCTCGGTTCCTGCCTCGGCATCGGGCTGGTCGGACAGAAGTTCCTGGAGGGCACCGCGCGCCAGCCCGAGCTTGTCGACACGCTGCAGACCAAGTTCTTCCTGGTGGCGGGCGTGACCGATGGCGCATTCATCATCGCCACCGGTATCGGCCTCTGGTTCGCCACCGCCAACCCGTTCGGATGA